One window from the genome of Streptomyces sp. NBC_01476 encodes:
- a CDS encoding MBL fold metallo-hydrolase, with the protein MTDQSERTLAATRPLGELRRWPRSFADRLTDPRPGVRDLVRVVRECAVRPPAHTLKEVALLPVEQGAVPHAGPGTVSVTWAGHASWVVRIGGLTVLTDPVWSRRIPGTPARVTPVGVPWSALPPVDAVVISHNHYDHMDAPTLRRLPRHTALFVPAGLGAWFRRRRFTRVTELDWWEAAELGGVRFDFVPAHHWSRRTLADGSRSLWGGWVLSDAAGPRIYFAGDSGYGHFFREIGRAHPGIDLALLPIGAYAPRSMLGPVHTDPEEAVQAFLDVGAAAMAPMHWATFLLSGEPPLEPLRRVRAAWAEAGLPPSALWDLPVGGSRVLAEG; encoded by the coding sequence ATGACCGATCAGAGTGAGCGGACCCTCGCCGCGACGCGCCCGCTGGGTGAGCTGCGCCGCTGGCCGCGCTCCTTCGCCGACCGGCTGACCGACCCGCGGCCGGGCGTACGGGACCTGGTCCGGGTGGTGCGCGAGTGCGCGGTACGGCCGCCCGCCCATACCCTCAAGGAAGTGGCGCTGCTGCCGGTCGAGCAGGGGGCGGTGCCGCACGCGGGACCCGGCACGGTCAGCGTGACCTGGGCCGGGCACGCCAGCTGGGTGGTGCGGATCGGCGGCCTCACCGTGCTGACCGACCCGGTCTGGTCCCGCCGCATCCCCGGCACGCCGGCCAGGGTCACCCCGGTCGGGGTGCCGTGGTCGGCGCTGCCGCCGGTCGACGCGGTGGTCATCAGCCACAACCACTACGACCATATGGACGCCCCGACGCTGCGGCGGCTGCCGCGGCACACCGCGCTGTTCGTCCCTGCCGGGCTCGGCGCCTGGTTCCGGCGCCGGCGGTTCACCCGGGTGACCGAACTCGACTGGTGGGAGGCGGCCGAACTCGGCGGTGTGCGCTTCGACTTCGTCCCCGCCCACCACTGGAGCCGCCGCACCCTCGCCGACGGCTCCCGGTCGCTGTGGGGCGGCTGGGTGCTCTCCGACGCCGCCGGGCCGCGGATCTACTTCGCCGGCGACAGCGGATACGGCCACTTCTTCCGCGAGATCGGCCGCGCCCACCCCGGTATCGACCTGGCGCTGCTGCCGATCGGCGCGTACGCCCCCCGGTCGATGCTGGGCCCGGTGCACACCGACCCCGAGGAGGCGGTCCAGGCGTTCCTCGACGTGGGCGCCGCCGCGATGGCGCCCATGCACTGGGCGACGTTCCTGCTCTCCGGTGAGCCGCCGCTCGAACCGCTGCGCCGGGTGCGCGCGGCCTGGGCGGAGGCCGGACTGCCGCCCAGCGCCCTGTGGGACCTGCCGGTGGGCGGCTCACGGGTGCTGGCGGAGGGCTGA
- a CDS encoding DedA family protein, whose product MIGLLASAAAHQPASQSTQQAIGYPTLFLLVVLGSLVPVVPTGALVSSAAVVAFHQTEPVALAVVFAVASFAAFLGDVALYWLGLRGVRSRGGSRWLHRLQDRVDPGTLAKAERQLDEHGAAVLVLSRLIPAGRLPVMVACLLGEMPLRRFVRGDIVACLAWAAAYQVIGVVGGSLFPEPWQGVALAVGLTFAIAAGPTVVRRLRGDAAGSDAPHDPVRPADT is encoded by the coding sequence ATGATCGGCCTGCTGGCTTCCGCCGCCGCGCACCAGCCGGCCTCGCAGAGCACGCAGCAGGCGATCGGTTATCCGACGCTGTTCCTGCTGGTGGTGCTGGGGTCGCTGGTTCCGGTGGTGCCGACCGGGGCACTGGTGTCGAGTGCCGCGGTGGTCGCCTTCCACCAGACGGAACCGGTCGCGCTCGCGGTGGTGTTCGCGGTGGCGTCCTTCGCGGCCTTCCTCGGCGATGTGGCGCTCTACTGGCTGGGGCTGCGCGGCGTCCGCTCCCGGGGCGGCTCCCGGTGGCTGCACCGGCTGCAGGACCGGGTGGACCCGGGGACCCTGGCCAAGGCCGAGCGGCAGCTCGACGAGCACGGCGCGGCGGTCCTGGTGCTCTCCCGGCTGATCCCGGCCGGCCGGCTCCCGGTGATGGTGGCGTGCCTGCTCGGGGAGATGCCGCTGCGGCGGTTCGTCCGCGGTGACATCGTCGCCTGCCTGGCCTGGGCGGCGGCCTATCAGGTGATCGGCGTCGTCGGCGGCTCCCTCTTCCCCGAGCCCTGGCAGGGCGTGGCCCTCGCGGTGGGTCTGACCTTCGCCATCGCGGCGGGGCCCACCGTGGTGCGGCGGCTGCGCGGGGACGCGGCCGGCTCCGACGCGCCGCACGACCCGGTGCGGCCGGCGGACACGTAA
- a CDS encoding MBL fold metallo-hydrolase, whose product MAVEITWWGHATVTVRDSGVRVLTDPLFVRRLAHLKRRSGAVPPPAAAEADLVLVSHLHADHLHLGSLRRLAPGTPVLLPKGALAGTPGLRRLRDRLRLVEVEAGETYEQGGLTVRAVPAAHDGRRLPYGPQRAPALGYVLAGEARTYFAGDTGLFDAMAEAVGPCDVALLPVGGWGPFLGHGHLNPERAARALAQLAPRAAVPVHYGTYWPIGMDAVRPREFEPPGAEFAALAAQLAPGVAVHRLEHGESVRVAVAGREDAG is encoded by the coding sequence GTGGCGGTGGAGATCACGTGGTGGGGCCATGCCACGGTGACCGTGCGGGACTCGGGGGTACGGGTGTTGACCGATCCCCTCTTTGTCCGGCGGCTCGCGCACCTGAAGAGACGGAGCGGCGCCGTACCGCCGCCGGCCGCGGCCGAGGCGGACCTGGTGCTGGTCTCCCATCTGCACGCCGACCACCTGCACCTGGGCTCGCTGCGGCGGCTCGCCCCCGGCACGCCGGTGCTGCTGCCGAAGGGCGCGCTGGCCGGGACACCGGGCCTGCGGCGGCTGCGGGACCGGCTGCGGCTGGTGGAGGTCGAGGCCGGGGAGACCTACGAACAGGGCGGGTTGACGGTCCGCGCGGTGCCCGCGGCACACGACGGGCGGCGGCTGCCGTACGGGCCGCAGCGGGCGCCCGCGCTGGGGTACGTCCTGGCCGGCGAGGCGCGGACCTACTTCGCCGGCGACACCGGGCTCTTCGACGCGATGGCCGAGGCGGTCGGGCCGTGCGATGTGGCGCTGCTGCCGGTGGGCGGCTGGGGGCCGTTCCTCGGACACGGGCACCTCAACCCGGAGCGGGCCGCGCGGGCGCTGGCCCAACTGGCCCCGCGGGCCGCGGTACCCGTGCACTACGGCACCTACTGGCCGATCGGGATGGACGCGGTGCGCCCGCGCGAATTCGAGCCGCCCGGCGCGGAGTTCGCGGCCCTCGCGGCTCAACTGGCGCCCGGGGTCGCGGTGCACCGGCTGGAGCACGGGGAGAGCGTGCGGGTCGCGGTGGCGGGCCGGGAGGACGCCGGATGA